In a genomic window of Bicyclus anynana chromosome 5, ilBicAnyn1.1, whole genome shotgun sequence:
- the LOC112054717 gene encoding uncharacterized protein LOC112054717 isoform X3 has translation MNAIKITLWMVTISLSIFVLIIYHVHHFSFARNHHEPNKMYQQPPPSTRRVFGTPMRHIPLDEIYKDIPLHDQDLSLEFEETRSVQHMINTPGCRIPVAMVNYKKPHKNRKRGYCGYRAVFLEREDIDKVRVVIKEKSIKKYLKRGKKYHCCYRFFQRSTKPGHEHRSLRFSKCTKIHDRETINLEQDFINVQCFENSNYNQTHRIYDDVYAFCKKIKVKNATTCGKQYNVLLIGMDSMSLSRFVQTMTRTAKFVYDKFWPNYRGYHKVGDNTFPNLMAALTGHNISSIMKSCSGRMDQCNNKLIWSIYKNSGYVTAYGEDHLRLPDIFSKDYSFRKSPTDHYMRPFFLKEEIEINNHSLLCAGKISSGQQLLDYAINFVLTYKDDPFFGFFWMNSFSHNMNNHPEDADRMFEDFFNRLYYTGAFDNTFIIFLSDHGIRFGENRILVESYYDDRLPLLYIWPPTTFKMNYPDKLKSLLINQFRLITPYDLFDTLFEISKLADCDEVENEAADPNHNSIFSVISPNRTCQDVGIHDKWCSCHNLYPLDAEDAEGIRSVHFAVSHIVSVMQTIKTKRCWSCTHLSLKN, from the exons ATGAACGCAATAAAGATAACATTATGGATGGTAACGATTAGTTTATCCATTTTCGTATTAATTATATACCACGTACACCATTTTTCATTCGCACGGAATCATCACGAACCAAACAAAATGTATCAACAACCCCCGCCAAGCACGCGGCGGGTCTTCGGCACCCCCATGAGGCACATACCATTAGATGAGATTTATAAAGACATCCCACTCCATGATCAAGATCTTTCTCTTGAATTTGAAGAAACTAGATcag ttcaaCACATGATAAATACGCCTGGTTGCCGTATCCCAGTTGCTATGGTTAATTACAAAAAACCtcacaaaaacagaaaaagagGTTATTGTGGATATCGTGCAGTATTTTTAGAAAGAGAAGATATAGATAAAGTCCGCGTGGTAATAAAAGAGAAATCCATAAAGAAGTATCTTAAAAGAGGCAAGAAATATCATTGCTGTTATAGATTTTTTCAAAGGTCAACAAAACCTGGCCATGAGCATAGATCTCTTAG ATTctcaaaatgtacaaaaattcATGACAGAGAAACAataaacttggaacaagatttTATCAACGTCCAATGTTTCGAAAACAGCAATTACAATCAAACTCATCGTATATACGACGATGTATATGcattctgtaaaaaaattaaagtaaaaaatgcaACCACATGCGGGAAACAATACAATGTCTTGCTCATAGGAATGGACTCAATGTCTCTATCTCGATTTGTTCAGACTATGACAAGAACGGCTAAGTTTGTTTATGACAAATTTTGGCCAAACTACAGAGGATATCATAAG GTGGGTGACAACACATTTCCGAATTTGATGGCTGCATTAACAGGACATAACATATCGAGTATTATGAAATCATGTTCAGGAAGGATGGACCAGTGCAACAATAAACTCATTTGGTCTATCTATAAAAACTCAGGTTACGTAACTGCTTACGGGGAAGATCATTTACGATTGCCCGATATTTTCAGTAAGGATTATAGCTTCCGAAAGTCACCTACGGACCATTACATGAGACCGTTTTTTCTAAAAGaagaaatcgaaataaataatcattCTTTACTTTGCGCGGGGAAAATCTCATCCGGTCAGCAACTTTTGGATTACGCAATAAACTTCGTTTTGACTTACAAAGATGATCCTTTCTTTGGTTTTTTCTGGATGAACTCATTCAGCCACAATATGAATAACCATCCCGAAGATGCAGACCGAATGTTCGAAGATTTCTTTAACCGTCTCTACTATACGGGAGCATTTGACAATACCTTCATTATCTTTTTAAGCGATCATGGCATTCGGTTCGGTGAAAACCGTATTTTAGTAGAATCATATTACGACGATCGTCTGCCATTGTTATATATCTGGCCACCTACAACATTTAAAATGAATTACCctgataaattaaaatcattactAATTAACCAATTCCGATTGATCACTCCGTATGATTTGTTTGATACGCTCtttgaaataagtaaattaGCGGATTGCGATGAAGTTGAAAATGAAGCCGCTGATCCAAACCACAACAGTATATTCAGTGTTATTAGTCCTAATCGCACTTGTCAGGACGTTGGCATTCACGATAAATGGTGTAGTTGCCACAATTTGTATCCCCTTGACGCCGAAGACGCAGAGGGGATTAGAAGTGTTCACTTTGCTGTGTCACATATTGTGTCTGTAATGCAAACGATAAAAACGAAAAGATGTTGGAGTTGCACACATCTTTCACTTAAAAAT taa
- the LOC112054717 gene encoding uncharacterized protein LOC112054717 isoform X1, with protein sequence MNAIKITLWMVTISLSIFVLIIYHVHHFSFARNHHEPNKMYQQPPPSTRRVFGTPMRHIPLDEIYKDIPLHDQDLSLEFEETRSVQHMINTPGCRIPVAMVNYKKPHKNRKRGYCGYRAVFLEREDIDKVRVVIKEKSIKKYLKRGKKYHCCYRFFQRSTKPGHEHRSLRFSKCTKIHDRETINLEQDFINVQCFENSNYNQTHRIYDDVYAFCKKIKVKNATTCGKQYNVLLIGMDSMSLSRFVQTMTRTAKFVYDKFWPNYRGYHKVGDNTFPNLMAALTGHNISSIMKSCSGRMDQCNNKLIWSIYKNSGYVTAYGEDHLRLPDIFSKDYSFRKSPTDHYMRPFFLKEEIEINNHSLLCAGKISSGQQLLDYAINFVLTYKDDPFFGFFWMNSFSHNMNNHPEDADRMFEDFFNRLYYTGAFDNTFIIFLSDHGIRFGENRILVESYYDDRLPLLYIWPPTTFKMNYPDKLKSLLINQFRLITPYDLFDTLFEISKLADCDEVENEAADPNHNSIFSVISPNRTCQDVGIHDKWCSCHNLYPLDAEDAEGIRSVHFAVSHIVSVMQTIKTKRCWSCTHLSLKNVSRIHFYYDKNKINIYFVVAFSMSPMNIFYEATVLHKDSQMYLVGSVSIISPYKGFGDCTIKHEDRIYCVCQKNDNCRLSSIF encoded by the exons ATGAACGCAATAAAGATAACATTATGGATGGTAACGATTAGTTTATCCATTTTCGTATTAATTATATACCACGTACACCATTTTTCATTCGCACGGAATCATCACGAACCAAACAAAATGTATCAACAACCCCCGCCAAGCACGCGGCGGGTCTTCGGCACCCCCATGAGGCACATACCATTAGATGAGATTTATAAAGACATCCCACTCCATGATCAAGATCTTTCTCTTGAATTTGAAGAAACTAGATcag ttcaaCACATGATAAATACGCCTGGTTGCCGTATCCCAGTTGCTATGGTTAATTACAAAAAACCtcacaaaaacagaaaaagagGTTATTGTGGATATCGTGCAGTATTTTTAGAAAGAGAAGATATAGATAAAGTCCGCGTGGTAATAAAAGAGAAATCCATAAAGAAGTATCTTAAAAGAGGCAAGAAATATCATTGCTGTTATAGATTTTTTCAAAGGTCAACAAAACCTGGCCATGAGCATAGATCTCTTAG ATTctcaaaatgtacaaaaattcATGACAGAGAAACAataaacttggaacaagatttTATCAACGTCCAATGTTTCGAAAACAGCAATTACAATCAAACTCATCGTATATACGACGATGTATATGcattctgtaaaaaaattaaagtaaaaaatgcaACCACATGCGGGAAACAATACAATGTCTTGCTCATAGGAATGGACTCAATGTCTCTATCTCGATTTGTTCAGACTATGACAAGAACGGCTAAGTTTGTTTATGACAAATTTTGGCCAAACTACAGAGGATATCATAAG GTGGGTGACAACACATTTCCGAATTTGATGGCTGCATTAACAGGACATAACATATCGAGTATTATGAAATCATGTTCAGGAAGGATGGACCAGTGCAACAATAAACTCATTTGGTCTATCTATAAAAACTCAGGTTACGTAACTGCTTACGGGGAAGATCATTTACGATTGCCCGATATTTTCAGTAAGGATTATAGCTTCCGAAAGTCACCTACGGACCATTACATGAGACCGTTTTTTCTAAAAGaagaaatcgaaataaataatcattCTTTACTTTGCGCGGGGAAAATCTCATCCGGTCAGCAACTTTTGGATTACGCAATAAACTTCGTTTTGACTTACAAAGATGATCCTTTCTTTGGTTTTTTCTGGATGAACTCATTCAGCCACAATATGAATAACCATCCCGAAGATGCAGACCGAATGTTCGAAGATTTCTTTAACCGTCTCTACTATACGGGAGCATTTGACAATACCTTCATTATCTTTTTAAGCGATCATGGCATTCGGTTCGGTGAAAACCGTATTTTAGTAGAATCATATTACGACGATCGTCTGCCATTGTTATATATCTGGCCACCTACAACATTTAAAATGAATTACCctgataaattaaaatcattactAATTAACCAATTCCGATTGATCACTCCGTATGATTTGTTTGATACGCTCtttgaaataagtaaattaGCGGATTGCGATGAAGTTGAAAATGAAGCCGCTGATCCAAACCACAACAGTATATTCAGTGTTATTAGTCCTAATCGCACTTGTCAGGACGTTGGCATTCACGATAAATGGTGTAGTTGCCACAATTTGTATCCCCTTGACGCCGAAGACGCAGAGGGGATTAGAAGTGTTCACTTTGCTGTGTCACATATTGTGTCTGTAATGCAAACGATAAAAACGAAAAGATGTTGGAGTTGCACACATCTTTCACTTAAAAATGTAAGCAGAATTCATTTCTACTATGACAAgaacaaaatcaatatatattttgttgttgCATTTTCTATGAGcccaatgaatattttttatgaagctACCGTGCTACATAAAGACTCACAGATGTATCTAGTTGGATCTGTTAGCATTATATCGCCTTACAAAGGTTTCGGCGACTGCACTATCAAACATGAAGACAGAATTTATTGTGTGTGTCAAAAAAACGACAACTGTCGGTTAAGTTCTATATTTTAA
- the LOC112054717 gene encoding uncharacterized protein LOC112054717 isoform X2, producing the protein MDVQHMINTPGCRIPVAMVNYKKPHKNRKRGYCGYRAVFLEREDIDKVRVVIKEKSIKKYLKRGKKYHCCYRFFQRSTKPGHEHRSLRFSKCTKIHDRETINLEQDFINVQCFENSNYNQTHRIYDDVYAFCKKIKVKNATTCGKQYNVLLIGMDSMSLSRFVQTMTRTAKFVYDKFWPNYRGYHKVGDNTFPNLMAALTGHNISSIMKSCSGRMDQCNNKLIWSIYKNSGYVTAYGEDHLRLPDIFSKDYSFRKSPTDHYMRPFFLKEEIEINNHSLLCAGKISSGQQLLDYAINFVLTYKDDPFFGFFWMNSFSHNMNNHPEDADRMFEDFFNRLYYTGAFDNTFIIFLSDHGIRFGENRILVESYYDDRLPLLYIWPPTTFKMNYPDKLKSLLINQFRLITPYDLFDTLFEISKLADCDEVENEAADPNHNSIFSVISPNRTCQDVGIHDKWCSCHNLYPLDAEDAEGIRSVHFAVSHIVSVMQTIKTKRCWSCTHLSLKNVSRIHFYYDKNKINIYFVVAFSMSPMNIFYEATVLHKDSQMYLVGSVSIISPYKGFGDCTIKHEDRIYCVCQKNDNCRLSSIF; encoded by the exons ATGGATG ttcaaCACATGATAAATACGCCTGGTTGCCGTATCCCAGTTGCTATGGTTAATTACAAAAAACCtcacaaaaacagaaaaagagGTTATTGTGGATATCGTGCAGTATTTTTAGAAAGAGAAGATATAGATAAAGTCCGCGTGGTAATAAAAGAGAAATCCATAAAGAAGTATCTTAAAAGAGGCAAGAAATATCATTGCTGTTATAGATTTTTTCAAAGGTCAACAAAACCTGGCCATGAGCATAGATCTCTTAG ATTctcaaaatgtacaaaaattcATGACAGAGAAACAataaacttggaacaagatttTATCAACGTCCAATGTTTCGAAAACAGCAATTACAATCAAACTCATCGTATATACGACGATGTATATGcattctgtaaaaaaattaaagtaaaaaatgcaACCACATGCGGGAAACAATACAATGTCTTGCTCATAGGAATGGACTCAATGTCTCTATCTCGATTTGTTCAGACTATGACAAGAACGGCTAAGTTTGTTTATGACAAATTTTGGCCAAACTACAGAGGATATCATAAG GTGGGTGACAACACATTTCCGAATTTGATGGCTGCATTAACAGGACATAACATATCGAGTATTATGAAATCATGTTCAGGAAGGATGGACCAGTGCAACAATAAACTCATTTGGTCTATCTATAAAAACTCAGGTTACGTAACTGCTTACGGGGAAGATCATTTACGATTGCCCGATATTTTCAGTAAGGATTATAGCTTCCGAAAGTCACCTACGGACCATTACATGAGACCGTTTTTTCTAAAAGaagaaatcgaaataaataatcattCTTTACTTTGCGCGGGGAAAATCTCATCCGGTCAGCAACTTTTGGATTACGCAATAAACTTCGTTTTGACTTACAAAGATGATCCTTTCTTTGGTTTTTTCTGGATGAACTCATTCAGCCACAATATGAATAACCATCCCGAAGATGCAGACCGAATGTTCGAAGATTTCTTTAACCGTCTCTACTATACGGGAGCATTTGACAATACCTTCATTATCTTTTTAAGCGATCATGGCATTCGGTTCGGTGAAAACCGTATTTTAGTAGAATCATATTACGACGATCGTCTGCCATTGTTATATATCTGGCCACCTACAACATTTAAAATGAATTACCctgataaattaaaatcattactAATTAACCAATTCCGATTGATCACTCCGTATGATTTGTTTGATACGCTCtttgaaataagtaaattaGCGGATTGCGATGAAGTTGAAAATGAAGCCGCTGATCCAAACCACAACAGTATATTCAGTGTTATTAGTCCTAATCGCACTTGTCAGGACGTTGGCATTCACGATAAATGGTGTAGTTGCCACAATTTGTATCCCCTTGACGCCGAAGACGCAGAGGGGATTAGAAGTGTTCACTTTGCTGTGTCACATATTGTGTCTGTAATGCAAACGATAAAAACGAAAAGATGTTGGAGTTGCACACATCTTTCACTTAAAAATGTAAGCAGAATTCATTTCTACTATGACAAgaacaaaatcaatatatattttgttgttgCATTTTCTATGAGcccaatgaatattttttatgaagctACCGTGCTACATAAAGACTCACAGATGTATCTAGTTGGATCTGTTAGCATTATATCGCCTTACAAAGGTTTCGGCGACTGCACTATCAAACATGAAGACAGAATTTATTGTGTGTGTCAAAAAAACGACAACTGTCGGTTAAGTTCTATATTTTAA
- the LOC128198002 gene encoding uncharacterized protein LOC128198002 — protein sequence MVYNSKRLRLILYLFITVLPFYYIISINLYAKKPALEILYQNDSTEFMDINLTTLKYYIEEQVNENYLIRTPGCTIPDYSKTYKIVEAKYDKARSTCGTRAVLIEKISNEEIVFLIDEKKMKPYTKGKKYSCCYQFGYPAIVSGEEDYTQVRYTNCTNFKHKTKGELKTELITVTCALDSSKKRAIYEDAYIILKKLNKEPTEEQKTKKPWNVLVLGLDTVSRARVYSSLPKTLKYMLTNNWLDFRAYQKVGYNTFPNVVSLLTGAKLSTIYRTCSPGMDQCNHLMMWTDFKNNGFKTATGEEDLQLPDTFAKLGYKSSPTDHYMRPLFVTGEKRRGNIICTKMKPSGKNIIDYASTFAETYKDENFFGFFWSNSYSHNLENILTLIDNDLVNLFTKLNDTGVLNNTFIYFLSDHGFRSSTLRVPYESYYDERLPMFFMWVPTEFRESRPQEYNNLKINQNRLITPYDVYLTFHHTITISDSQPFLEKKSEACPNCTSIFNNISIDRTCEDAGVDEKWCSCHELVEISQKNSDVIQATNLAVARIQDKVSKVKTTHCMKCEMLKLKSILRSHTYRDEYRNNTYYVIAFVMSPADVAYEIKAVKHNETFTLYSENTISVYNVRGRCAIVQNERAYCVCSPSCKSHTN from the exons ATGGTTTACAATTCAAAACGCTTacgattaattttatatttatttatcactgtATTACCGTTTTACTACATTATAAGTATCAACTTGTATGCCAAAAAACCCGCATTAGAAATATTGTATCAAAATGACTCTACAGAATTTATGGACATCA atttaactacattaaaatattacattgaaGAACAAGTAAACGAAAACTACTTAATCAGAACTCCTGGGTGCACAATACCAGACTATTCTAAAACGTATAAAATAGTAGAAGCAAAATATGACAAAGCAAGAAGTACATGCGGAACCCGAGCAGTACTTATTGAGAAAATATCTAATGAAGAAATCGTATTTTTGATCGACGAAAAGAAAATGAAGCCTTACACGAAGGGGAAAAAATATTCCTGTTGTTATCAGTTTGGTTATCCGGCTATCGTGTCTGGAGAAGAAGACTATACGCAAGTGAG ATATACAAACTGTacaaattttaaacataaaaccaAGGGCGAATTAAAAACTGAACTCATAACCGTTACCTGTGCACTAGACTCATCAAAAAAACGTGCAATTTATGAAGATGCATATATAATACTCAAGAAGTTAAACAAAGAGCCCACCGAGGAGCAGAAAACAAAAAAGCCTTGGAACGTTTTAGTACTGGGATTGGATACGGTATCGAGAGCGCGAGTTTACAGTAGCTTGCCGAAAACTCTAAAATATATGTTAACAAACAATTGGTTAGACTTCCGAGCTTACCAAAAG GTGGGCTACAATACATTTCCAAATGTGGTATCTTTATTAACGGGCGCGAAACTGTCCACTATATACAGAACCTGTTCGCCAGGTATGGATCAATGCAACCATCTGATGATGTGgacggattttaaaaataatggtttCAAAACAGCCACTGGGGAGGAAGATCTGCAACTTCCAGACACATTCGCTAAACTGGGATACAAGTCTTCACCTACTGACCATTACATGCGACCGCTTTTTGTGACAGGTGAAAAAAGGCGCGGCAACATTATATGTACCAAAATGAAGCCATCCGGAAAGAACATCATCGATTACGCATCTACTTTCGCAGAAACTTATAAGGATGAGAacttttttggatttttttggtCAAACTCTTACAGTCACAATTTAGAAAACATACTAACACTTATTGATAATGACTTAGTAAACTTATTTACAAAACTGAATGATACCGGCGTCTTGAACAAtacgtttatatattttttaagcgaCCACGGTTTCAGAAGCAGTACTTTGAGAGTGCCATATGAATCGTATTACGACGAAAGACTGCCCATGTTCTTTATGTGGGTACCTACAGAGTTTCGTGAAAGTAGACCCCAAgagtacaataatttaaaaatcaaccaAAACAGATTGATAACACCATACGACGTGTATCTCACATTCCATCACACTATAACAATCAGTGATTCTCAGCCATTTCTGGAAAAAAAATCGGAAGCCTGTCCAAATTGTACGAGCATTTTCAACAATATTAGCATTGACAGAACATGCGAAGACGCCGGCGTCGACGAGAAGTGGTGTTCCTGTCACGAGTTGGTCGAAATCAGTCAAAAGAACAGTGACGTCATACAAGCGACGAACTTAGCAGTAGCTAGAATACAAGACAAAGTTAGCAAAGTGAAGACTACTCACTGTATGAAATGTGAAATGTTAAAATTGAAAAGCATTCTACGAAGTCACACATACCGTGACGAATATCGCAACAATACTTATTACGTTATAGCGTTTGTTATGTCTCCAGCAGACGTTGCATACGAAATTAAAGCTGTAAAGCATAATGAGACATTTACGTTGTACTCGGAGAACACAATATCCGTCTATAACGTCAGGGGCAGGTGTGCTATTGTACAAAATGAACGCGCCTACTGTGTGTGTTCGCCTAGTTGTAAAAGTCATACCAACTAA
- the LOC112054718 gene encoding sugar transporter SWEET1 gives MSYMGIKELVSVSAVVTTILQFLSGILVCRQYVMKQTTAESSPLPFICGFLSCGIWLLYGLTKDDNVVIFVNSVGVVLMISYIYLFYIYTHKKSSLTKQFLVTLLLYLALMGYFSVETDNEILLRRVGLLACVFTLITIAAPLSKLLYVIKTKCTDCLPFPMILMSFIVSSLWYFYGLLEQDYIMMVPNSLGCGISAVQLCLFMIFPATSSCSSRASKTILA, from the exons ATGAGTTATATGGGTATAAAAGAATTAGTGTCTGTATCAGCTGTTGTAACTACGATCCTACAATTTCTATCAGGAAT CTTGGTTTGCAGACAATATGTGATGAAACAGACCACTGCGGAATCATCGCCTTTACCGTTTATCTGCGGATTTTTGTC GTGTGGCATTTGGTTATTGTATGGATTGACCAAGGATGATAATGTTGTAATATTTGTCAACTCAGTTGGAGTTGTACTGATGATCTcatatatatacttattttacatttatactcACAAAAAGTCTAGCCTGACCAAACAATTTCTTGTAACATTGTTGCTGTATTTGGCTCTCATGGGATATTTTTCAGTAGAGACTGACAATGAAATACTTTTAAGGAGAGTGG GTTTACTTGCGTGTGTTTTCACTTTAATAACAATTGCCGCACCATTGAGCAAATTGTTGTATGTAATCAAGACTAAGTGCACAGACTGTCTTCCATTTCCAATGATATTAATGTCATTCATTGTGTCAAGCCTTTGGTACTTCTATGGTCTATTGGAGCAGGACTACATTATGATG GTACCAAATTCCTTGGGCTGCGGAATATCTGCAGTACAGCTCTGTTTGTTCATGATATTTCCGGCTACTTCGTCGTGTTCATCACGTGCTTCAAAAACAATATTAGCATAA